A region from the Takifugu rubripes chromosome 22, fTakRub1.2, whole genome shotgun sequence genome encodes:
- the parla gene encoding presenilin-associated rhomboid-like protein A, mitochondrial — protein sequence MAWRGSVIKWTNTGYIRSFKVTTRSSRLSYYKQQRCGFRREAKRPDTKKGNVLEEANQSPSETGKPGPTPFPKAPRPTLLKPLMFTVGFTGCSFGAAAILQYENLKLRVQAARDEEEAEKLLQGSQDMAHWHDWWNKLSGFQRQLILLMSTVDDFWSSLTEGQRTVTGIIAVNAVVLCCWRIPIMQRSMIKYFTSNPASKTKCLPMILSSFSHYSIIHMMANMYVLWTFSSGIVSLLGKEQFLAVYLSAGVISTMVSYICKTTTGRLYPSLGASGAVMAVLAAVCTKVPEAKLGIIFLPMLTFSAGSALKALIAIDAAGLILGWRLLDHAAHLGGALFGIWYIAYGHKLIWRRREPLVKMWHDMRAGESGPKGGPGSSGA from the exons ATGGCATGGAGAGGATCCGTAATTAAATGGACCAACACTGGATACATTAGATCCTTCAAAGTCACGACACGGAGCTCCAG ATTGAGTTACTACAAACAGCAACGGTGTGGCTTCCGTCGAGAAGCCAAAAGACCAGATACAAAGAAAGGAAATGTCTTGGAAGAAGCAAACCAATCCCCTTCTGAGACTGGCAAACCCGGTCCCACACCTTTTCCCAAAGCCCCACGACCCACGCTTTTGAAACCACTGATGTTCACAGTGGGG TTTACAGGTTGCTCATTTGGTGCTGCAGCGATTCTGCAATACGAGAACCTGAAATTGAGAGTTCAGGCGGCCAGAGACGAAGAAGAAGCCGAGAAACTCTTACAG GGCTCCCAGGACATGGCACATTGGCATGACTGGTGGAACAAGCTGTCCGGCTTCCAACGGCAGCTCATACTGCTGATGTCGACGGTGGACGACTTCTGGAGCAGTctcacagagggacagaggaccGTCACAG GTATCATTGCAGTAAATGCTGTTGTCCTGTGTTGCTGGCGGATCCCGATCATGCAGAGAAGCATGATTAAGTACTTCACCTCCAACCCAGCCTCCA AAACAAAGTGTCTTCCCATGATCCTGTCGTCCTTCAGCCATTACTCCATCATCCATATGATGGCCAACATGTATGTCCTGTGGACATTTTCTTCAGGAATTGTGTCTCTTTTGGGGAAAGAGCAGTTCCTTGCAGTCTACCTGTCGGCAG gTGTGATTTCCACCATGGTGAGCTACATATGCAAAACAACCACCGGTCGCCTCTACCCATCTTTAGGAGCG TCAGGGGCTGTGATGGCAGTGCTCGCTGCAGTCTGCACAAAGGTGCCAGAGGCGAAACTCGGCATCATTTTCCTCCCCATGCTTACCTTTTCTGCAGGAAGT GCTCTGAAAGCCCTCATCGCCATAGATGCCGCAGGGCTTATTCTTGGATGGCGTCTGTTGGACCACGCAGCTCATCTTGGCGGAGCCCTCTTTGGAAT ATGGTACATCGCTTATGGACACaagctgatctggaggagaagagaacctCTTGTGAAGATGTGGCACGACATGCGTGCTGGTGAATCCGGGCCAAAAGGCGGGCCTGGCAGCAGTGGAGCGTGA